In Sphingopyxis sp. FD7, a single window of DNA contains:
- a CDS encoding queuosine precursor transporter has translation MTDTPSHPPPPVHANAASVRHFRYYDLLMAAFVAILLLSNIIGASKPSYVVLPGGSEWAFGAGVLFFPISYIIGDVLTEVYGYARARRVIWTGFAALAFMAFMAWAVVALPPADGWPGQEAYEFVFGNSWRIVLASMTAFWVGEFANAYVLARMKLWTRGRFLWMRTIGSTVVGQGLDSLIFYPLAFYGLAGWPPEQLYQVVLSQWLIKTLWEAALTPVTYVVVGALKRREGVDVFDEGTDFTPFAAKV, from the coding sequence ATGACCGACACGCCCAGCCACCCGCCCCCGCCCGTTCATGCGAACGCCGCGAGCGTGCGCCATTTCCGCTATTACGATCTGTTGATGGCGGCCTTTGTCGCCATCCTGCTGTTGTCCAACATCATCGGTGCCTCGAAACCGAGCTATGTCGTGTTGCCGGGCGGCAGCGAATGGGCGTTCGGCGCCGGGGTGCTCTTCTTTCCGATCAGCTACATCATCGGCGACGTGCTGACCGAGGTTTACGGCTATGCGCGCGCGCGGCGGGTGATCTGGACGGGCTTTGCCGCGCTCGCCTTCATGGCGTTCATGGCATGGGCGGTCGTGGCGCTGCCGCCTGCCGACGGCTGGCCGGGTCAGGAAGCCTATGAGTTCGTGTTCGGCAACAGCTGGCGTATTGTGCTTGCCTCGATGACCGCCTTCTGGGTCGGCGAGTTCGCCAACGCCTATGTCCTGGCGCGAATGAAGCTGTGGACCCGCGGACGCTTCCTGTGGATGCGCACCATTGGTTCGACCGTGGTGGGTCAGGGTCTCGACAGCCTGATTTTCTATCCGCTCGCCTTTTACGGGCTTGCCGGCTGGCCGCCCGAACAGCTTTATCAGGTCGTGCTGTCGCAATGGCTGATCAAAACATTGTGGGAAGCGGCGCTGACGCCGGTAACCTATGTCGTGGTTGGCGCGTTGAAGCGACGCGAAGGTGTCGACGTGTTCGACGAAGGCACCGATTTCACGCCCTTTGCCGCCAAGGTTTGA